ACTGAGCTTTCATCAATCCTATCAATCTGTTGGAGACATTGGGTGGTTGGTGAATTTCACCTGATGTTGGTGTCAGTTGCCCTCGGAAGATTTCCCAGTTTTCTGAAATTCCAGTGTGGTTCTGTGTTGGTGTAATGATCGGAGTTTCAGTTCCAATGCTGATGATGGACCTGTACTGACAGAACCACAGAATCATTAcagttcaggaggaggccattcagcccatcgagtctgcactgctcactgaaagaacattctacctaatcccactcccctgccttatccctgtaacctcgcaCATTCttacttttcagataacaatccaattcccgtTTAAATACCTTGATTGgagctgcctccatcaccctcttaagatgttcattccagactccaaccaccctctgggtgaaaacatttttcttcacatcacttctactccttttgctaattattttgaatctgtgctctcTAGTTCTTGATGTACTCCAGAAGGGAAATAGATTTTAATTATTTACCCCGTCTAAAGCCCTCAGGATCTTGATTACCTCTACAAGTCTCCAATCTGCCTTCTTTTCTCCACGGAAAACAGACCCAACGTCTTCTCATATttatccctggaaacattcttgggaatcttctctggactctgcactccaatgccttcacatccttcctcaagtttaaaaaaaaaattatctcatgggatgtggtgtcgctggctgggcatttactgcccatcattaattgcccttgaactgagtgctttgctcagccatttcagagggcattttaagagtcaaccactttgctgtgggtctggaatcacatgtgggCTGCACCAGGTAAGGGCaggagatttctttccctaaaggacatgagtgaaccagataggtttttatgacaatcaacgatggtttcatggtcatcattagacttttaaatccagattttaaaAAACTGAATTCACATTCCACCATTCCAAATACTAAGAAGTTAATTTCTGGACTAAAGAATtgtgagttcttcgaagatgtaacaagcaaagtggataatggggatcctgtagatgtagtatatctggacttctggaaggcgtttgataagttgcCACAAAGAAGGTTAATTGACaaagtgagatcacatgggattaggataatttattagcttggatagaagactggctgaaggACAGgcgacagagagtcaggataaatagttcttattctggatggcaagatgtaactagtgggctgccacagggttcggtccttgggccccagttatttacaatctatattaacgacttggatacagggatagaaggttcaaaAACCAAATTCGCAGATTACACAAATATAGGTGGGCCAGTAAActgcaatgagaaaataagaaccttacaaatggatatcgataggttaggagagtgggccaaaatgtggcaaatggagtttaactcctatgcagagggatctgggtgtctttgtgcatgagtcacagaaaacgagcatccaGGTgccgcagataataaggaaagcaaatggaatgttagcaaaaggaattgagtaaggaagtgttgttgcaactatacaaggcattggtaatatcgcacctggagtattgtgcacagttttgtcccCTTATTTGTGAAAGATGTAgtcgcattggaggcagttccgaggaggttcactagattgattccagagatgaggggtttgtcatatgaggagagattgaacagtttaggcctagactctctggagtttagaagaatgaggggcgatctaattgaggtaaagaagagaaactacttctcccaaaggattgtgaatctgtggaattcactaccccagagtgtggtggatgtagTGACAattcaaggaggagttagacagatttttaattggtgatgggttgaaggtttatggagaatgCTTTatggagaaagtggagttgaggccaggatggaatcagccatgatcacattgaagatgtCAGGCTACATTTCCTACTCCTGCTCTGAGGACATGTGTTCTagcgaggagatgctctggctgattttgcaatcccgcTCTTGGTCTTTAGCATTGTAGGGagcagatgaggaaaatatcagctatgatagaatggtggagcagattcgatgggccaaatggcctaattctgctcctgtatcttatgaacttatgactgcagtaagaagtcttacaccaggttaaagtccttacacaggtttgtttcaaatcactagctttcagagcactgctccttcctcctttaacctggtgttgtaagacttcttactgtgctcaccccagttcaatgccAACATCTCCATATCCGAACTTATGACTGTAcacagaatacttttcactgtacttcagtacatgtgacaataaaacaaatacaatACAAACAAGTCTTGTTTACCCATCCCCTGTGCTCACTTTCCTTTTAAGAAGTACCAAAAGTTGAAATTTCCCATTCTTCGTTTCCTATAGTTGtgatcatcctgatctctgtaatctcctcacacaCCCCTTCAAGATCTCTGCACTAATTTATTTCTGCCCACTCCAGCATTCCTGATTTATTCGGTCCATCATTACTGGCCTTTTATAATTTGACTGGGccacaagctctggaatttcctctttaaatctctctcactctctcactcactttcctccattaagattctcctaatatctcctcatgttgcTCAGTGTCATTGTTATTTTATAACGTTTCTCTGAGATGTGTTAAATTGCTTGATTTTGTCAAGGCACAATAAATacgaattattgtcactgccctggacATGTATCATTGTTCTGCCTCATAAATAAGAATTTGTAACTCAGATTGAAACAGTCTGTCATGGTGAAACATTCCAAAAATATTGCCCtcaacaatgatggcgactgagcatgcgctccgctgctgccccaatACAGACGGTGGATGCGCGCGCGCGTATTGCTGCTCGTGCCCCAAGAACGTCGACGAATGCGCATGCGCAGCTCCTCTAGTACGCGCGAGAGTGATGGCCGCCATTTAGTCTCGTCTGTGAGAAAGCTGCAGGCCCCGCTCAGGTCCCCTCCCCGATACCGGTAGGTTATTTTTCAGGATTTTCGGTTTATATAACATGTTTAAGAAGTGTGTACAACGACGCGCCTAATTGAGCTCTCCCTCGGTCCGGCCATTCCCACCTTTCCGGATCATGGATCCGAGAAAGAACGCCGCCATtaatcgcactgcgcatgcttcactcggccTAGTCCCGCCTCCTCGttcactccgattggctggaggaccagctgaTTCCGACTGGCCTTTCGAATCCACCCTCTTCACCCTATTGgtcaggagctgccgtcaatcattgccctggcattgtgaggtgtCGGGAGGCGGGGTTTACAAATCCTCAGTGCGGCCCGACTGCTGAATGTGAAACAATGAATGAAaaacgcttgttgtcacaagtaggcttcaaatgaagttactgtgaaaagcccctggtcgccacattccggtacctgtccggggaggctggtacgggaattgaaccgtgctgctggcctgccttggtctgctttgaaagccagtgatttagcccagtgtgctaaaccagccccaatggacattctccactctcactatccgcCGCTTCCAGCTCCTCTCCGCAAACAACCTCATAGAGATCAgggggggagacactgacccagtgacaatgtcactgcattagtgAAAAAGTCTAATGTAACCCCTCCTgttcaaaaagtaggaaactagttagtttaaGCCTGTTGTTGGGagactgttggaatccattattgaggaagtagtaaTTGGACTTTTGGAAAGCCaaaccgcaatccatcagagtcagtgtggtaatgaacggacatcgcgtgacaatcaccaggcaggaatgttcccttccagtgggggaacacttcagcagtcaagggcattcagcctctgatctccgggtaagcgttctccaaggcggccttcaggccgcgcaacaacgcagaatcgccgagcagaagcctatagccaagttccgcacacatgagtgcagcctcaactgggacctgggattcatgtcgcgatacattcatcccccaccaactgtcctggcttgacacaattcacacctctttaacctggggttaccccatctctggatctgtaaagatttaattacctgctaatgctcgcattccaagcattgtctggcatctttgaatttgtctatatatatgtttctggaacatacctcttcattcacctgaggaaggagcagcgctccgaaagctagtgacatcgaaacaaacctgttggactttcacctgatgttgtaagactttgtagtgtggttttgtaaagggtaaatcgtgtttgactcatttgttggagttcttggaagatgtaacaagccaggcGGATAATGGGGGTACTGTAGATGTGTTTggacttccagaatacatttgataagatggaatttaacatgcatcagtgtgaggttatcaattttggtcagaggaataaaaaggcaattttattatctaaatggagagaaactttagAGGACATTGGTTGGGTGTTGAATAAATATTTCACATCCGTCTCcagccaagagaatgaggagatagacttggaactcggggagagaaactgtgaggttcttgagcgaaTTGACAGAGGGAGTGACAAGACATTGGAAGTGTTGgcaagcttaaaagtggacaaatctccaggtctggatgaattgtgtcccaggatgctgtgggaggtgagattgcaggggccccgacccaaatttttaattgctCTTTAGCGACGAGGTCGGTGCTAGAGGACTGCAGATCAGCTAATatgatcccactatttaagaaaggttgtagagataagccagggaactaagtACCAGTGAGTCTCGCATCAGTGGTTGGGAACCTATCGGAGAAAATtcagaaggagagaatctatctccacttgaagaggcaaggtttgatcaggaatagtcagcatggctttgtcagcgggaggtcatgcctaacaaattttgattgattgattgacaccAGGTATGTCGATAGTGGTAGTGATgtagtttacatagatttcagcaaagcctttgccaagatcccacatgggagactttataaagaagacaaaTACACATGTGATGCAGAGTAacatgataaggtggattcaaaattggcttggctgtaggagacagaggaagatgacagatggctgctttagtgtctggaagccagtgtccagtggcgtaccacagggatctgcgctgggtcccctgttgtttgtcatttatataaacgccaTAGATGACGATGTGTGGGGTAGAATCATTACCTTTGTGGCTGTCACACAGCTTGGCctgatggttaacagtgaggttgagtgtctttggttacaggaagatatagacaggatggtcaaatgggcagaaacgtggcagatggaatttaaccctgaaaaatgtgaggtgacacactttggcaGGCGTAATTTGACAACGAAGcattcaatgaacggcatgacactggggcgtctgaggaacaaagggaccgtggTGTGTTTGTTCTGAGATCTCTGAAGgtggaaggacaggttaataggatggtgaaaaaggcatatgggacacttgtcctTTAGCAATTGCGTCATAGATGGGGTCGCAGTGACGTCTCGGACAGTGACGTCAGCCCTCAGACCACCTTCATGTTGAATTTGGCGTCGTCCCCGTCGCCACCTCTGCCACCCCCGCCCGCGTGTGGCACGAAGTCAACATGGATGTTGTTGTGTTTGATGGGCCCGCTGGCCCGGCTCCAGATGAAGAGTAAAGTGAAACAGAGCGACACCACGGTGAAGAAGGAGGCGAAGCCCATGGTGGTGGCCACCAGCAGCGTGTGGGTGTCGAAGGGATATCCGGGCCGTAGGCCGGCCTTGGCCCGGGAGTCGGAGCGCCCAGCCAGTCCCAGCTCCTGTAGCGAGAGCGGCCGCACCTGTAGCGAGGCCGAGGCCGTGTCGTTGCCGCCGGCGTTGCGGGCCACACAGCGATAGGTGCCGGAGTCCATGCGGCGGACAGAGGTGATCTGCAGGCTGCCGTCTGGCAGGAGGCGGCTGCGGCCCACAGCGGGGCCGGAGAGGagtgggggcgcggggggcaggCTGGGGTCCGGACGTCCAGGGAGGAGGCCACGGTCCTCGGGGTTCAGGCCCAGATCCTCGGATACTAGGCCCAGGCCCCCGGGGAGGCTCTTCCCCGCCCCGGGGAGGCTCATCCCCGCCTCGGGGTGGCCCAGCCGCTGGCGCCGTGGGTTGAGCCACAGGATGAGGGGCGGCGGCTGGCCGTCGGCCGAGCAGCGGAGGGTGACGGTCTGGCCCTCTCGGGCCTGCAGCCGCTGCGGCCTCTTGTCGTGGATGCGGGGCCGGCGGCAGCTGAAGGTGCTGGCAGGGAAGGAGCCGGCGGCCTCGGGCAGGCGGCGGCCGTGGAGGGAcggcggggaggtgcaggtgggcagCTGGGGGCCCAGGAAGCGGAGGCGGTGGCGCCGGCGGACGATCCAGAGCAGGCGGCAGTCGCAGGCCAACGGGTTGAGGCCGAGGCCCAGGCTCTGGAGGGAGGCCAGCGAGCGGAAGGCAGCAGCCGGCAAGCTGGCCAACTGATTGGCCGTGACGTCCAGCATCCGGAAGTAGACGAGGCCGCGGAAGGCGGCGTCATGGATGACGCGCAGTCGGCCGCCCACCAATCGCAGCTCCTCCAGGCGGGTCACATGCTGCAGCAGCGCTCCGCGGATGGCACCGATGGGATTGTGGGAGAGGTTGAGGAAGCGCAGGTAGGCCTGAGTCCTCAGGCTGGCGTAGGGGATGGCGCTGAGGTTGCAACGGGTGACCGAGAGCCAGACCAAATTGAGGCCGAGGAGGCAATCGGGGCCGAGTTGGGCCAGTGAGGCCCAGGAGTCGATTTCCAGCAGGCGGAGGCGggagaggtcctggaaggggcggCCGGGCAGGGCGGCGGCCTTGGGGAAGGCCAgcaggcggagggcggtcaggttgaggaggggggagagggcaggactgggtggCCAGGTCAGCGCGGCACCACGGACGGTGAGTTGGTTGAGGCCGCTGAGGCCAGCCCAGGCCCGCGGGCCGGCCCAGGCCAGCTCAGGGGAGCCCAGGCTTAGGGTGCGCAGGGCGGCCAAGCCGCGGAAGGTGTGGTCGCCGAGCAGCAGCAGCGGGTTGCCAGCCAGCTCCAGGCTGCGCAGGGCGGCCAGGCCGCGGAGGGTTCCGGGCTGCAGGTAGCGCAGGAGGTTGTGGCCGAGGCCCAGGCGCTGCAGCCGCTCCAGGCCGCCCAgggcgccggcctccagctcccgcAGCCGGTTGTGGCCCAATTCCAGCTCCTCCAGCCGGCGGCTCAGGCCCCGTCCCGGGCCCCAGTCCAGCCACTCCAGCCGGTTGTCACTTAGGTCCAGTGCCCGCGTGCCAGCCGGGATCCCCCGCGGCAGCGACTCCAGCCCCCGGGACGAGCAGCTCACCGTCCGGTTGGGGCTCCAGCAGAGGCAGTCGGAGGGGCAGCCGAGCCCCGTgcccaggaggaggagcagggggaggagaggaggcctCACTGCCAGCAACAACGTCCTGCCCCGCGGCCTGTAAAGCAAACAAaacagggggtcagtgaggggagctggaccccccagacacaccccccacacaggacaccacccccacacacaggacaccgcccccagaccccccccccccagacgcacacccacacgggacacctcccccagacacacaccccacacacaggacattgcccccagacacacacaagacacctccccagacacctcctccccccagacacactcccacGCACAGGACACCTCCTCcagacacaaacccacacacaggacacctccccaccacacaggacacctcccccagacacacaccccacacaggacattgcccccagacacacaccccacacaggacacctcccccacacacaggacacctcccccacacacaggacacctcccccacacacaggacacctcccccacacacaggacacctccccagacacacaccccacacaggccattgcccccagacacacacccacacacaggacacctccccgagacacccacccacacactggacacctcccccacacacaggacacctcccagacacacacccacacacaggacacctctcccagacacgcacccacacacaggaccccccccacacacacaggacacctccccagacatgcacccacacacaggccacctcctccagacacacacccacacacagcacatTGCccgcagacacacacccacacacaggacacctcccccagacacacatccacacacaagaccctccccccccccccccacacacacacacacacacacaggatacctCCCCCCAGACACACGCCCACAggacatctcttccccccccctccctgcctccacACACAGGACCCCCCACACCCAGATACAGgatgccccacctcccccagacacacgCCTGCGGACACAGGAACCCCTTTCCCAGACACTCACAGGAGCCCTCTCACACACAGGATCCCCGGTATCCCGAACACCACCAACACCTCTCCTTTGGACCACTTATTCTACAGTCTCTTCATCCCaggttctcttcccctcccccaccccctcctctccaaagatgtgcaggtgggtgggaGTCGGCCTAGATTTGGGTTCTCTTTCACAAGGTCGGTGCAGaaccaataggctgaatggcctctctctgcactgtagggattctgcggtTCGACTCTTTTCCCCCAGACCCCAtcatgctggggggcggggggatctcagtaacctcccctcgtagaaggatgggtgagtaaatttgcagatgacactaaagtcggtggggttgtggacagtgcggaaggatgttacaagttacagagggacatagataagctgcagcgctgggctgagaggtggcaaatggagtttaatgcagaaaagtgtgaggtgattcattttggaaggaataacaggaagacggagtactgggctaatggtaagattcttggcagtgtggatgagcagagagatctcggtgtccatgtacatagatccctgaaagttgccaccgaggttgagagggttgttaagaaggcatacggtgtgttagcttttattggttgatggattgagtttcggagccatgagatcatgttgcagctgtacagcactctggtgcggccgcatttggagtattgcgtgcaattctggtcgccgcattgtaggaaggatgtggaagcattggaaagggtgcagaggagatttaacagaatgttgcctggtatggagggaagatcttatgaggaaaggctgagggatttgaggctgcttttgttagagagaagaaggttaagaggtgacttaattgaggcatacaagatgatcagaggattgcatcgggtggacagtgagaggctttttcctcggatggtgatgtctagcacgaggggacatagctttaaattgaggggagatagatataagacagatgtcagaggtaggttctttactcagagaatagtaaggaatGAGaatagtggaatgccctgcctgtaacagtagtggactcgccaacactaagggcattcaaatggtcattggatagacatatggacgataagggaatagtgtagatgggctttagagtggtttcacaggtcggcgcaacatcgagggccgaagggcctgtactgcgctgtaatgttctatgttccccgaGGCCTCTAGGACCCCCCTCCTCTGGAATGGATCCTCTCCTTAatccccccgcccaccccgcaGCCGTCCCCATGACGCAGCCTTGTCCACCTTCCCTCTCAAATCCTCTCCActaccttccaccccccccccccccattatcatccCCTCTTGTTGCTTCACCTCGCTCCCACAAACGCCTTTGTGTCCTTCCCAAATTTCTATGCAAGGTCGGGCTTCGgggtacagagagagatgggaggggTTGAATATATTTGACTGAAAATCGTGATTACCTCATTAGCTTCATATTTATGGCAAAGAGCTTGAGGGTCTTCTTCGGTCCTGTTTCTGCTGACAGTCCGGGAGCAGCTTTCGCTATACAAGGAGCTACTGTCGGTTGTCAGCTTGTTTTAATGCTGCTGGGATCTGGTTACAGGTTACACACCAGCTGTAGCCTGTGGCTCAGGTTCCGGACGAGGGGCTCGATCGGGTTTCAACATAAACATTGT
This portion of the Scyliorhinus torazame isolate Kashiwa2021f chromosome 5, sScyTor2.1, whole genome shotgun sequence genome encodes:
- the LOC140417818 gene encoding leucine-rich repeat and immunoglobulin-like domain-containing nogo receptor-interacting protein 1; translation: MCKEMGQEPGSLLHHQQVKSQGLLPEIGRPRGRTLLLAVRPPLLPLLLLLGTGLGCPSDCLCWSPNRTVSCSSRGLESLPRGIPAGTRALDLSDNRLEWLDWGPGRGLSRRLEELELGHNRLRELEAGALGGLERLQRLGLGHNLLRYLQPGTLRGLAALRSLELAGNPLLLLGDHTFRGLAALRTLSLGSPELAWAGPRAWAGLSGLNQLTVRGAALTWPPSPALSPLLNLTALRLLAFPKAAALPGRPFQDLSRLRLLEIDSWASLAQLGPDCLLGLNLVWLSVTRCNLSAIPYASLRTQAYLRFLNLSHNPIGAIRGALLQHVTRLEELRLVGGRLRVIHDAAFRGLVYFRMLDVTANQLASLPAAAFRSLASLQSLGLGLNPLACDCRLLWIVRRRHRLRFLGPQLPTCTSPPSLHGRRLPEAAGSFPASTFSCRRPRIHDKRPQRLQAREGQTVTLRCSADGQPPPLILWLNPRRQRLGHPEAGMSLPGAGKSLPGGLGLVSEDLGLNPEDRGLLPGRPDPSLPPAPPLLSGPAVGRSRLLPDGSLQITSVRRMDSGTYRCVARNAGGNDTASASLQVRPLSLQELGLAGRSDSRAKAGLRPGYPFDTHTLLVATTMGFASFFTVVSLCFTLLFIWSRASGPIKHNNIHVDFVPHAGGGGRGGDGDDAKFNMKVV